The sequence GAACGCGTAGGCGTAGGCGAGAAGGTCGTCCTCGCTGTAGGCGCGGCCGAGCAGCTCGATGCCGATCGGGACGCCAACAGGCGCGGCCTCCGTCGGAGCGGAGAACCCGCCTTGGAAGGTGACCGCCGGCAAGCCGGTGCTGTTGGACATCAAGCCGTTCCGCTCGACCTGCGACTCCCCGATCGGCACCACAAGGCGCTTCTGGTGTGGATAGACGATGGCGTCGAGGTCGAGGTCGGCCATCGTGCTGAGGACGAGGTTGCGCATCTTGTCCCGGTTGGCGTAGCGCTGGAGGTACTCCGGCGTGCTCGTGCCGCCGCCGCCGAGCAGCTCCACCTCCTCCTGCAGGGTCTGCTGGACCGACGGCGCCGCCTCGCCGGTCTCGGCGATGTCCGCCAGGGAGTTGTACGGGGTGCCGGAACCGAAGTCCTCGAGGTAGTCCGCCATCGCCTCCGCCGCTTCCCAGTTGCTGGTGGAGACCTGGCCGCTCAGCTCCTCGAAGCCCTCCATCTCGAACGGGACCACCTCGGCGCCGAGAGCCTCCATCTGCTTCACGGCGTCGTCGACGACGGCGTTCACCTCGCCGTGGACCTCCGGGTCGTCGCCCATCAGGTTGGTCATGAGGCCGATCCGGGTGCCCTTGAGCGCCTTCTCGGTGAGGCCGTCCAGATAGGAGTTCGGGGTCATCCCGTCACCGTTGGCGGTGATCGGATCCTCGGGGTCGTAGCCCACCATGACGTCGAGGAGGCGGGCGGCGTCCTCGACGGTGCGCGCAATGGGGCCGATCTCGTCCTGGGTGTAGCTGTTCGGTGCCACTCCGTGGCGGCTCACCAGTCCACGGGTCGGCCGGATGCCGACCAGGCTGTTGGCCGAGCTTGGGGAGCGGATCGACTGCCCGGTGTCGCTGCCGGTGCCGATGAGGCCGAAGTTCGCGGCCAGGGCCGCACCCGTTCCGCCGCTCGAGCCTCCCGGTGTACGGGTGAGGTCGTACGGGTTGTGGACCTGGTCGCCGAGGCTGGAAAGACTCTCCCCGCCACGGGCGAATTCGTGGAGATGCGTCTTGCCGAGGATCAGAGCGCCCTCGTCTCGCATGGCAGCGACAGTCGTGGCGTCTTCAGCCGGGATCATGCCTTCCATCGCCTCCGAGCTGGAGGTGGTGGGCATGTCGGCGGTGTTGAAGTTGTCCTTCAGCAGGATCGGGACGCAGTGCAGGCTGCCGACGGAATTCTTGTCCTTCTCGTACTCCGCGTCCTTCTCGGCTGCGGTCTCCAACGCGTCCGGGTTGATCGTCACGATGGATGCGAACTGGTCGTCGTAGGCCTCGATGCGGTCCAGGTAATCCTGGACGAGTTCGACACAGGTGAGCTTGCCGCTACGGAACGCAGCCTGAACCTCGGAGACCGTGGTCTCCATGATGTCGAAGGTGGCCCTTCCCGGGTGCTCCCCCCGGGGTTGAGCATGGGCAGTGGCTGGGACGACTAGCGAAACTCCGAGAACAGCCGCTGTCAGGGGAACGACCCGTGTGCCATGTAGGCGACGCATACAACGCCTTCCGATGAGGGGGTGATGGGTGCCCTGACCGTTCCAGCGTCTCGTTTCGGCCCGATGACGACTGCCTCACCTGTCTGTTTCCACGCACAACCCGGCGAACCCGCAGACTTGACCCGCGAGAGTCGACAGTTCCGCTGCTGGGCGCACAACCGGGCGACCCGGTTCTCACCGGCGGCGTTGTTGCGCCGGCGCAGCTCCCGCAGCTCCGCCGACTCATCCGGCTTGCCGCTTCCGCCGCGATCGCTTGAGGCCGGTGGCGCGAGCCCGTCCTCCCGGTCGGCGATCTTCAACCAGCGCTGCAGACAGGACTCCGAGATCCCGAAGTCGCGCGCGACTCGGGAGACCGACGCCTCGCCCTTGCGGGCCACGGCGATCACGTCACGCCGGAACTCCGGCGGGAACCGTTTGGGTACGGTGCTGATCCTTCCAGCGAAGCCGGAGCCTCACAGGCAAGGAGTCGACCGAACCGGGAGCAGTCCCGGAGGCCCCGCTCGAGATCGCTTTGGCTGGGACCCTGTGCGTTCCCGGGGCGACTGATGCGCCCTGCCCGGAAGGATACCGGGACGGGCCCGCAACCCCGGCCTGTCGACCAGACCCGAAAGGCGATGGGCCCAGACCTGCGCCTGTACTTAGAGGTGACCTGCACCCGCCCAGTGCCGAGCGCCCGCCGGCGGACGCCGTGCTTGGTCAGGGCCCGGTGACGCCTGGACGTCACTTGCCCACAGGCCCGATGACACCGAGCGTCGCCAGTGCTGACGTTCCCGCGTCGTTCGCTGACGCCGCCCGATGAGGCGGGCGGCCTCTGACCTGTCGCCCTACGGCCGCTCAGTTCGCCATGTCCACGAAGCGGCTGTAGTGGCCCTGGAAGGCGACCGTGACGTTGGCCGTCGGGCCGTTGCGGTGCTTGACCAGCATGATGTCGGCCTCACCGGCCCGCGGGGACTCCTTCTCGTACATGTCCTCGCGGTGGATCATCATGACCATGTCGGCGTCCTGCTCGATGGAGCCGGACTCACGGAGGTCCGACAGCATCGGCTTCTTGTCCTGGCGCTGTTCCGAGCCACGGTTCAGCTGCGACATCGCGATGACCGGGACCTCGATCTCCTTGGCCAGCAGCTTCAGGGCGCGAGAGAACTCCGAGACCTCCTGCTGACGGCTCTCGACCCGCTTGCCCGACGTCATCAGCTGCAGGTAGTCGATGACCACGAGCTTGAGGTCGTTGCGCTGCTTGAGCCGCCGGGCCTTTGCGCGGATCTCCATCATCGTCATGTTCGGCGAGTCGTCGATGTAGAGCGGGGCGTCGGCCACCTCACCCATGCGGCGCGCCAGCTTCGCCCAGTCCTCGTCGGAGAGGGTGCCGGCGCGCATGTGGTGCAGCGGCACCTTCGCCTCGGCCGAGAGCAGACGCATGGTGATCTCGTGCTTGCTCATCTCGAGCGAGAAGATCACCGCCGGCATCTGGTGCCTGACCGTGGCCGAGCGTGCGATGTCCAGGCCCAGCGTGCTCTTGCCGACACCGGGTCGGGCCGCGATGACGACCATCTGCCCGGCCTGCAGGCCGTTGGTCAACTCGTCGAGGTCACGGATGCCGGTGGGGACACCGCGCGCGGTGCCGCCCCGGGAGGCGATGGCGTCCAGCTCGTCCATCGTCGGCTGCAGGACGTCCTCGAGGCGCGCGTAGTCCTCGCTCATCCGCTTCTCGGTGACGTCGTAGATCTCCTGCTGGGCGCGGTCGACGATGTCGTCGACGTCCCCCTTGCCCCCGGCCGC is a genomic window of Blastococcus sp. HT6-30 containing:
- the dnaB gene encoding replicative DNA helicase, giving the protein MAVADEFSRPSVTAPEYDRQPPQDVAAEQSVLGGMLLSKDAIADVVEVLHGNDFYRPAHQVIFDCILDLYGRGEPADAITVAAELNRTDQLSKMGGAVYLHTVIASTPTAANAGYYAAIVAEQAVLRRLVEAGTRVVQLGYGAAGGKGDVDDIVDRAQQEIYDVTEKRMSEDYARLEDVLQPTMDELDAIASRGGTARGVPTGIRDLDELTNGLQAGQMVVIAARPGVGKSTLGLDIARSATVRHQMPAVIFSLEMSKHEITMRLLSAEAKVPLHHMRAGTLSDEDWAKLARRMGEVADAPLYIDDSPNMTMMEIRAKARRLKQRNDLKLVVIDYLQLMTSGKRVESRQQEVSEFSRALKLLAKEIEVPVIAMSQLNRGSEQRQDKKPMLSDLRESGSIEQDADMVMMIHREDMYEKESPRAGEADIMLVKHRNGPTANVTVAFQGHYSRFVDMAN
- a CDS encoding transposase, encoding MSTVPKRFPPEFRRDVIAVARKGEASVSRVARDFGISESCLQRWLKIADREDGLAPPASSDRGGSGKPDESAELRELRRRNNAAGENRVARLCAQQRNCRLSRVKSAGSPGCAWKQTGEAVVIGPKRDAGTVRAPITPSSEGVVCVAYMAHGSFP
- a CDS encoding amidase — encoded protein: METTVSEVQAAFRSGKLTCVELVQDYLDRIEAYDDQFASIVTINPDALETAAEKDAEYEKDKNSVGSLHCVPILLKDNFNTADMPTTSSSEAMEGMIPAEDATTVAAMRDEGALILGKTHLHEFARGGESLSSLGDQVHNPYDLTRTPGGSSGGTGAALAANFGLIGTGSDTGQSIRSPSSANSLVGIRPTRGLVSRHGVAPNSYTQDEIGPIARTVEDAARLLDVMVGYDPEDPITANGDGMTPNSYLDGLTEKALKGTRIGLMTNLMGDDPEVHGEVNAVVDDAVKQMEALGAEVVPFEMEGFEELSGQVSTSNWEAAEAMADYLEDFGSGTPYNSLADIAETGEAAPSVQQTLQEEVELLGGGGTSTPEYLQRYANRDKMRNLVLSTMADLDLDAIVYPHQKRLVVPIGESQVERNGLMSNSTGLPAVTFQGGFSAPTEAAPVGVPIGIELLGRAYSEDDLLAYAYAFEQAADVRVPPASAPALETSHPGGR